The region CTGAGTTGTTATGAAAGGATTGTTTGTTGAAGTTATAAGGGCTACACCGAAGAATACAATGATAAGGGTTGGTTCTGCCAGAGCTGCGAATGATATTGCTCTACTCGCACCTATTGTTGTGTAAAAACTCCCTGTTCTTGTAACAGCAATTACGGATATTACTCCAGCCATTACGAAAAGGAAGGCTCCTCCAAGAAAATCAACTATCGGTGCGAAAGGCAGGGGGTATCCTGTAAGTATTGGCAGAACCATTGAGAGTATAATATAGCATGAAAATGCAACGGCAGGTGCCAGATGAAATATAATAGAAACTGACGATGGCGCCACCACTTCCTTCCTCATAAACTTCCACATATCGTAATATGGCTGGAATATACTTGGACCTCTCTTGGATTGGACCATAGCTCTGGCTTTTGTCATAATACCTGAAATAAGGGGCGAGAGGACTAATACTACTAGAGTCTGAATAACCTGGAAATATAGCATTCTAATTTCCACTTATATCCACCCCTTCTTTATGCCAGAAAATCTATCTGAAATTCTTGTAGGGATTATCTCCACTACTACATATATATGGTGGTATCCCATAACTTCACCTGCCATCTTTTTAAGAGGAGCTATCAGCAGCTTTGCCGCAATTTGCTTTTAGCAGGTGAACCCCATCACCTAATAGTTTACTTGTATGGTATTAATATAATATATAAAGGTTACGTTAGTCGTATCTGTTACACAACCATAAGACTTTAATGAAACTGTAAATCGCAAAAATTATATAACCCTCTTAAGACTATGTAAATGGATGCTTCCAAAGTACTTCTATAGTTCAGAGTTTAGATATTTCAAAAGATGGTCAATAATCGGGATTCTCATTGGAATCGGTGCAGGAATCGGGTCAATACTGCTTTATAGTCTGTTGAATATTGGAACCCGACTATTCCTTGGTAATACTGGTTTCGTGCCCCCTACGGCCGGGCAGAGTTTAAGTAAAGCTATATCCTGGGTTCCTTCACACAATCCTCTTTTACTTATTCCCATAATAACTATTGGAGGATTGATATCTGGATTTATTGTATATAAATATGCACCCGAAGCTGCTGGAGGAGGAACTGATGTTGCTATAAGGGCTTTTCACAAAGAAGGAGGGAAAATCAGAAAGAGAGTACCCATAATTAAGATGATAGCTTCTGTTATGACCATGTCTACTGGTGGAAGCGGAGGAAGAGAGGGGCCAATTGCTCAGATTACTGCAGGTTTTGGCTCTTTCGTTGCGGATGCCCTTAAGCTCAATGAAAGGGATAGAAGAATAGCTGTGGCTGTTGGTATTGGAGCAGGCATTGGAAGTATATTTAAGGCACCTCTGGGTGGCGCCATTCTCAGCATTGAAATTCTATATAAGAGGGATTATGAAAATGATGTCCTTATATCAAGTGTTATAGCAAGTATTGTTGGTTATTCAATATTCTGTCTATATGACGGATTCACACCTCTATTTTCAGCACAGATATACCACTGGAACATATATCAGATACCTCTCTATATGATTCTTGGTGTAGCTGCAGCTTTCTTTGGAATCCTTTATAAAGAGTCATTCTCCTACACAAAATCTTTCTTTGATAGGCTGAAGGTCAGGAACTATTTTAAACCGGCTATCGGAGCCTTTCTTGTAGGAGTTATTGCTGTAATTCTGATTTTTCTGTTTCCCCAGTTTAAAGGAGCTGCTGGATTTGGTGCCATTGGTATGGGTTATGGTTTCATTCAGCTTGCTCTGTACAATGCGTTACCTATCGATGTTATAGTTATTCTCATATTTGCGAAGATTGTCATGACTTCATTGACAATTGGTTCCGGTGGTTCCGGTGGTGAAATTGTTCCGGGTTTTCTGATAGGTGCAATGACAGGTGAGGCCCTGGGTAAAATCTTTGCAATAACTTTACCCTGGCTGGTTTCACCTGACATGGTGCCTGCTTTTGCTATGATAGGAATGGCAGCCCTTTTGGGCGGTATTGGAAAGGTTCCAATAGCGGTTCTTATTATGGTTAGTGAAATGACTGGTGATTATTCTCTTCTCATGCCAGCAATGGTTGCAATAGTTGGTTCCTATGCGCTCACGGGAAGCCATTCACTGTTCATGGAGCAGGTTGATACAAGAATACATTCTCCAGCTCATTCCAACGAATATTTCAATCTGCTTTTAAAGTTGTACCGTGTTAAGGATGCCATGCGCAAAGAATTTCCAACTGTAGAGGAAAAAGATAGTCTCCAGCAGGCAATGCTTAAAATGCGCCACGGTATCTCAGCTTTGCCTGTGATAAAAGAAGGGGAGATGAGGGGTCTTATAAGGCTTCGTGACCTACTCGAACATCCGATGGAAAAATGGCAGGATATGAGTATCGGGGATTTGATGCGCCATAAATATGCTACAGTTACACCTGATACCTCTTTGAGAGAAGCTCTTGATATTATGGAAGAGAGGGATGTCGGCACTCTTGTAATTATAACACCAAGAGCTCCACAAAAGCCACTGGGTATAATTCTCAAGAGAGATGTAATTAGAATAGGAGAGGCAAAGTTCGGAGAAAAAAGTGACATGTATGGAGAATCTATTCGGTAAATCCACTTAAGGAGACAAAATAAAGTAGGAGAGTAGAGCAACTACTCCAGAATCTCGATAACTTCAATTGTAAAAATCAAAGTTTTTCCTGTAAGGGGATGGTTGAAATTCAGGGTTACCTTGTCTTCTTTAATCTCATGTACCATTCCTACACCCATATCTGTTTCGAGTAGCATACCAATCTCGGGCTCTATATCAGCCTCTTTGAACACTTCCATTTTAATAGTGTTAAAGAGTTCCTGTATCTCATGCCCATAGCCTTCTTCAGGAGGAATTGTAACTTCTTTTTTCTCCCCAGCTTTCATATCCACAAGTGCTTTTTCAAAGCCAGGAATAAGCTGACCGGAACCCAGTTTAACTTCCAGTGGTTCATAATTTCGAGATGGGTTATAAATGTCAGCTTCTTTTGCAACTTCCTCAATAGAAGAATCGAAAATCTCTCCATTTTCAAGCTTTCCAGTATAATGCACTTTCAATATAATTACATTCTCATCTATTTCTTCAGACATTTTATACACCTATTAGAACTTATACATAGACCGGCACAGTCGCATTTTCTAGTGATGGATGAGTAGAAATACCTCTCCTCTCGAAACATTTATCAGTCTCTGAGGAGAGATATTCTTGGTGTATCAGAATGATAATTTTGAACTGCACACTATTTAACTTTTTGCATCAAGACGAGCTACTCTCCGTCTTTGGCAGGTACGCAGGCGATTTTGAGTACACAACGGATGGAATCTTCCGTAGGGTGGTACCTCCGTTCTGCCCCGGCTGCGGTGCCCAGACCACCTACAACGGCTACAACACCTATACCAAGAAGGGTCTGGGCAGCGTTAAGGTCGGCCAGGTACCGGTGTCCATCTTGCGAAAAGTCCTTGGAGGAGGGCCATGGTTTCTGGCAAGAGATGAAGGAGGACTTATTCAGCGTGCTGGACAAGCTTTGCCAACGTATGAGGGTGCAACATGTCTCTTACCGAGGTATCTCATGGATACTTGAACTCATCCTACCCAGGGGCAAGGATACTATTTACCGGATGTTTAACGGCACGGTCGGCAGCACCCTCATCCCACCGGTGGAGGATGTTCAGATCATCCACTACGACGAGCAGCATCCTAAAAAAGGCAGGACACAGAAGTATCGGCTGACCTTGCTGGACGGGGTCACCGGCAGGGTTATCGCAGAGGAACTCCT is a window of archaeon BMS3Bbin15 DNA encoding:
- the clcA gene encoding H(+)/Cl(-) exchange transporter ClcA, whose protein sequence is MLPKYFYSSEFRYFKRWSIIGILIGIGAGIGSILLYSLLNIGTRLFLGNTGFVPPTAGQSLSKAISWVPSHNPLLLIPIITIGGLISGFIVYKYAPEAAGGGTDVAIRAFHKEGGKIRKRVPIIKMIASVMTMSTGGSGGREGPIAQITAGFGSFVADALKLNERDRRIAVAVGIGAGIGSIFKAPLGGAILSIEILYKRDYENDVLISSVIASIVGYSIFCLYDGFTPLFSAQIYHWNIYQIPLYMILGVAAAFFGILYKESFSYTKSFFDRLKVRNYFKPAIGAFLVGVIAVILIFLFPQFKGAAGFGAIGMGYGFIQLALYNALPIDVIVILIFAKIVMTSLTIGSGGSGGEIVPGFLIGAMTGEALGKIFAITLPWLVSPDMVPAFAMIGMAALLGGIGKVPIAVLIMVSEMTGDYSLLMPAMVAIVGSYALTGSHSLFMEQVDTRIHSPAHSNEYFNLLLKLYRVKDAMRKEFPTVEEKDSLQQAMLKMRHGISALPVIKEGEMRGLIRLRDLLEHPMEKWQDMSIGDLMRHKYATVTPDTSLREALDIMEERDVGTLVIITPRAPQKPLGIILKRDVIRIGEAKFGEKSDMYGESIR
- the fkpB_2 gene encoding FKBP-type 16 kDa peptidyl-prolyl cis-trans isomerase, which translates into the protein MSEEIDENVIILKVHYTGKLENGEIFDSSIEEVAKEADIYNPSRNYEPLEVKLGSGQLIPGFEKALVDMKAGEKKEVTIPPEEGYGHEIQELFNTIKMEVFKEADIEPEIGMLLETDMGVGMVHEIKEDKVTLNFNHPLTGKTLIFTIEVIEILE